The Sardina pilchardus chromosome 5, fSarPil1.1, whole genome shotgun sequence DNA window AATGTACAAACAATATTTTGCAAATTGCACACTCCATGAACCTAGAGTCAGGCTAGTCACTTATGCAAAAGGGGAGCTGCCTGTAATTGGATGTCTGTCAGCAACTGCTGCAATAGAAGATAAGTGCAACAAAATTAGTACATACTTTTACATTGTCAGAACTGGATCGCCTTTGATGGGCCTGGACTTGATTAATGCACTCCATGTAAATATTATGGGAGGCAAAATAGTTGATGGAAATGAACATGCCAAACGAAACTCCACAGTAAACAATGTAGACTCTGCCTCACCCCATCAACTTGGATGTGTGAAAGGTTTCATTCACAAAGTTCAGACAAACAGTGCTGTGCAGCCAGTACGTCAAAAGTTGAGACGACTACCATTGAGCATCCGTGAGGAAGTGTCAGTGGAGCTCAACCGCTTACTTCAAGCAGGCATTGTGGAACATGTGGATGCACCTGAATGGGTGAGTCCTCTTGTAGTAGCACGGAAACGTTCAGGAGGGCTGCGGTTGTGCGTTGATCTCCGTGAACCAAACAAGAGTGTGATAATGGACTGCTACCCCCTCCCTCATATGGAGGACTTGTTCTCAGCGCTGACAAACGCCACACACTACAGCCAGATTGACTTGAGTTCCGCTTACCATCAACTACCTCTACATGTTGAGAGCCGCAACTTAACCGCTTTCATAACACATGTTGGCGTCTTCAGATTCACACGAGTCCCATTTGGCCTTGCCTCCGCGCCTTCGGCCTTTCAGAAAATGATGCAGACAGTCCTGAAAGACTTGCCAGGAGTACAGAACTACTTGGATGATATAATAGTGTACGGAAATTCAAAAGCACAACATGACGTGAACCTGCAAGCAGTCCTTCAGCGTCTTACGGATGCGAACCTTCAGATCAACTTTGACAAGAGTTCTTTTGGTCAAACCAGCATTCTCTTTTTGGGCCATGAAATCTCCAAAGAAGGGCTACGTCCAAGCCCAGATCATCTGACTGCCATTGCTGAAGCTCCAGCACCGAAAGACATGGCAGCACTACGCTCCTTCCTAGGACTAACTTCCTGGTTCAGTAAATTCTTACCAAACTATGCTACGCTAGTGGAGCCACTACGACAGCTGCTCAGAACTAACACACAGGCCGAGTTACAGTGGAATGACGCAGCGGATCAGAGCTTCATGAAATTAAAAACAATGCTTCTGAAAAGccctgctctgtctgtctatgactCCAAGCTACCTACCTATGTTACGACAGATGCTTCAGATTATGGGTTAGGGGCTGTACTGACTCAGTTACACTCAGATAAACATGAATGCATTGTGGCCTTTGCTTCTCGCACGCTATCAGCTGCCGAGAGGAAGTACTCAACGACAGAAAAAGAGGCCCTAGCCTGTGTTTGGGCAGTGGAAAGATGGCGTACCTACTTGTGGGGACACAGATTCACACTCCGAACTGACCACCAAGCACTCACGACTCTTCTCAACACCAAAGGCATGAACAGAGCTGGAATGAGGATTGCAAGATGGTCAGCTAGGCTGATGTGTTTCCAGTATGACATGCAGCACCGGCCTGGTAGTCAGAATGTGTTAGCTGACTGCCTCTCACGTGTTCCCCTTACGGAGTCCAACACTGAAGTGGAGTCTGAGGAAGACCTCTTCACCGAGATAGCTGAGATTTCTCCTGTTCTTGCTGCGCTGCCACTTTCAGATTTCAAAGCTCAATGTGAGGCCTGTCCTGAACTTACACAGCTGCATCAGGTGATCCATTCGGGGTGGCCTAAGGTAAAGAAAGCTCTCCCGAAGGACATACAGCCATACTTCCTGGTGCGACATGAACTCGCTGTTCAGTCGCCGCTTGTTTTCCGTGGAACACGCCTACTGGTACCCAAGTCTCTTCAGGAGAGAGTAGTGCATCTGGCGCACGAAGGTCATCAGGGTGTAGTTCGCACTAAGCAACGCTTGAGAGAACTCTACTGGTGGCCACACATGGATGACCTAGTTCACAGTGTGCTGACATCATGCTCAACCTGTCAGTCTTGTGACAAAACAGCCAAAGCCTCTCCGGCCCCTTTACAGCCTGTGGAGCTTCCAAAGGCCCCTTTTCAGCATTTGGCTATGGACATTGTTGGTCCGTTTGAACGTGGGACCTATGACTGCAGATTTGCCATCACCCTCGTAGACTACTTTAGTAAATGGCCTGAAGTAGCCTTCACTTCAACAGCAACTACTGCCACAGTTGTGACATTCCTGACCACTATCTTTGCACGTGAAGGAAACCCCTGTGCCATTACAACAGATAATGGGCCGCAATTCACTTCCTCTGCCTTTGCCGATTTCCTGAAAGAAAGGGGAATTAAACACATCAGGACGAGTGTATATCACCCACAAGCTAATGGCTGTGTTGAACGCTTTAATAGGGTGTTGAAAGACTGTGTTCAGGCGGCTGTGGTAGTCCAGCGTCCATGGAAGACAGCAGTAACTGAAATGCTCCAGAGCTACCGTGCCACAGCTCATGCAACTACTGGCGAAACCCCATTCCAGCTCCTGAGAGGGAGACCAATGCGGACAAAGCTCAACGTCCTACCTCCAGAAGACAGGAAGACATATGAGCACATCCGGTCCAGAGTCGTTCAACAGCAGGCGAAAAGCAAAAGATACACCGATTCCAAGAGAGGTGCGAAGTTTTCCAAAATCACCGTTGGTGATACAGTGCGCATACGGAAGCCTtttcatgtgggaaagggagagagacagtacACTGACCCTGTGACTGTAAAGAAACAGACTGGGCTGAACACTTTCATCTTAAGCGATGGGAAAAGATGGAATGCAGCACGCCTTTCTCGTTGCAAGGAGAATCCAAAGGAACCGCCTCAACATGGGCCAGCAGAGAACACCAGTCCAGCAGAGACTCCATCAAAACCTGCACACAATAGAGAGAGTCGACCACCACGTCCACCAGCTTGGACAAAGGATTTTGTGATGAAATAAGTCTGAGACAAGAAGACATGTAAAGGGTGTAGGCGGATCGCTGccctaaaaaaacaaaaaacaaaatgaaatgtgaaaaatgaTATGATGTGAATTTAAGCCCAAGTTTAGTGTGAATGTTCAGTTATTATATTCTAGAATGGTTTTAGTTGAATGTATTTCCGGTTGCACTTACAGTACTTGACAATGCTGACTTTAATACCATGTTGAATTTGAATTATTACAGAGGCTGGAAATTTCATGTAGTTATCACAGGCTGTTATAGCTTACGTTGACACTGAACCCTGTTGGTTGATATTTTATCTTACAGGTAGAATGTTTAGCTGTATGTAATTAATGCACCTGGAAAGGTTTGATTATAGAGGAACACTGAAATGTTGAATGAAGTCTAGTCAGTTCTGTTCATGATGAGGTAGTAGCATTTCTATGAGTAACAGGGGAGATGTTGTGTTTGCAAATAGTGATGTTTTCCTGCATATACTCCACCACCAGTAGGTGGCACTATGAGCAGTATAATGGATGCAATGAATGAGTTGTAAGAGAGAGCGAAGGGGATGTACAACGTGAACTACTGCAAGTGTAATGTGCTACTGAAGTTCAGTAAAGTTTATAAAGAAGTATCCGTCTCCATTTTCATCTAAGAATACCACAACCCCCTCCCTTACTCTTCCTATCTACACGAAATATATTATAACCATCAATGGCAATATTGTTATCGGAGACGGTCTTCTTTAACCACGTCTCCGATATGGCAATAACATCTGCTTTTGTAGACACCGCCCATATTCtgataaaatccattttaggcAGCAAGCTGCGAACATTCAAATGAACAACTTTCAACCCAGGTCGGCTTGAAAACTCCAACGGGACATACAAACATTCAGGACCGGGGCCTGGGTTTGATTGGACATTTCCTGCCATAAGTAGCATCAATAATATAAGACGACGTTGCCACACATATTTCGGTAATTCATTATCAGACAATAAACATTTCAACGAGTCAAAAGACTTCACATTAAAATGACAAAATTGTTCTCTAACAAGTAACAagtaagcgagagagagatcaacTTTGAGTCCATGACCAGGCAGTTCGCAAAACTCCtgagtgggtgtatgtgtgtgcaatgtgcatttTGACGGCGTGTGTGTAGCGAAAAGCAAAGTCTTTGGTGCGTTAGAAGCATTATCGTCCATGTAACAGGTTTTCGGCTCTAAAAAACAAAGTAACGTTAAACACAATACCTGTAGCGCACCCATGACAAACTAATTGTTGGGAGATTGTCCGCGATTAAGTCCAACCAAGCGACGCTATAATCAGCTGTGTCGTTTGTCCATAAGCCTATACGACAAAATGGGAATTGTGTTGGGACAAAGGGAATGGGAAACGGGGAAAGGTTGTAACTTGCGTTaactcatgtaggcctacttcgaGGCTGGCGTTTAGACAGTGAAACTTCCAGGTGTAGCACTCCCAAGCAGGCAAGCAGACCTGAAGAAGGTACGGAGCAGGTTGTTGTTTGAGCAGCGAAGAGTCGGAGTTTTTAGCCAGATATGGATGCGATCACTCAACTTGTAGCTTGTTAGTATTAAAAAGGAACATAAAGACGGAGATAGACAGGaggacgagacgagacgagatgagGTAGCCCAGACTACGTGCGTGCTGCCATCTTGGATGCCCTTAAACCCTGTTACATCAGCATCATAAAATGATGCTGATGTAAAGTAATATGTCTTCCAACTCAGTTAACCTTCTATTGACTAAAACAATGTTTCTCtaatttctatgacttttccgGATATTTTACAAAGATGAGGTACCAATCAGGCTCACTGTCTTGTCTAACATCAACAACCAAACTCCACAACAGTATATTGCCATAGCTAAGCCAGGCGGTGCGCTTCTGGGTGCTATGACAAGACTTCGGCAGACTAACAAGGACTTCAGGTAAGCATTTTGGGACATGGTACTctttaaaaaagggttcttgtgGTGCTATATAaaaccatgcaggctttgaTAGACCATTCGAAACGGTTTGAATAATATTTTAggggtgctacagtatatatgaagCATGTATACAGTGGGATAAGCAAAATAGAACAGATCATGTGATTAGCCAAAGATGGAATCAGTGTCAATCAAGATTTGCCTAATTGCAATTTCATTCCTCTGTCTCTTATGTGAACTTTATGCTAAATGATGTGCTGTGTAATATATTTTGCTTTAATGTCATCTCAGGTCCAAGGGGCAAATTCCCTAATGTGCGTAAGGGTCAAGGGTGCCTaaagaagtgaaaaaaaaaggcgCTCTAAGCATGTGCACATTCTGCCCTTCATATCTGCCATTTATGCGCCATGGGGCCAGCTACACCAAGctttctcaaccgtctctggttacATGCTTTGGGGCAAATTCTCACATGTGCATAAGGGTGCGTaagtaacaaaaaaaagcatgcaACTAAGCGCTTTGATCTGATCACATATGATCTGTCATAGCACCCTGTGCGCGTTCTGCTCTTATACATTTACATCAAGAACGACAACGATAACTGACCAACGATGAACAAAGTCTCTCcttatgttaatgaatgtgatgaagACGAGTAGAgacttaagggccgttcacatcaagaacgataacgataactataacgataacgataataatTTAGTCAAATAGTGAGTGTGAACGcctttatcgttatagttatagttatcgctATCGCTATCTCTCTTGGTGTGAACACCGCTTAAAGGGcagttcacaccaagaacaaatatcgctctcatgAATGACAATATTCAGACaaaaactataacgataacgacatgaagaaagaTATTGTTGGTATCACTTTCAGACCGATTTTAAGAACAAGAAAAAGCTAACAGCCTATGACATTTTAGTCATCAcgttcattaacatgaggagaggcttttcttatcgttggtcagtgtgtacGCTTTTATCTCTATGGTTAAAGTTATCGTTGCCGTTATCGTTCTTAGTGTGAATGCCCCAGAAGTCTGTCATATACGCCATGAAGCCATGGAGGAGCACTTTGGGAAGAGCTACTCCAAAATCCGGATGTTTCTTATGTATACAACTCTTGCACGCATTCTGATTAATCCTCTAATGCAGTTGCTTCATGGTAACATTGATGTCGCGACTTCCGATTGGATAGTGGGTATAAGGTCCCTTGATGTGCGGCACCAGCGCTCCTAACAGGCACTGGTTGGTGAAGCTGTGAGATGACAGTCAAACTTGTCATACAGGAAGTACAAGTTGTGATAAGGTGTCCATAGCTAAAATGAACTGCAAAAGGATTATGAACGTTATTTGCAAGAGTGAAGAAACCGAAGGGTAATGGGGTGAGGGACACCGCCTGGGGTTTTGCGGCGTTCACGGTAGACTGGTTGACCACACTATTCTTGCCTCTGCACGCTTCCTTTCATTTTCCTGCAGTGGTGGTCAAAAAGACTGGGAAAACCATTGGCAAAGGCCTACAGGCCCAGTACATGATTGTTTGGTGATGTATGCTGTTGTGGCAAACTCCCTGCTCCCGAGCACCTTTGTACTACACTCACCTTACCCCCTGAAAGTTAGGAGACCAactctgtgtagcctacatatagcAGTTCTaagcgctactttgatagcacttagctatcccagttcattcattaggatccaaacagaaatGAAGTGAGAATCgtccaaacacctccatgttttcccttattaaaatacagttacatgagtagtcacacaaccaagtatggtgagaccaAATAAAACGTGCCACATTTCTTAGCAGGTAAGAGCGATAACTATATGGcagaataacaattgggagcacttagactcagcgcagaaatatcctcactccaaagtgcaagagtgaggatattactgtgccgagTCTAAGAGCTCCCAATtgctattccgccacacaatatagtacCTCTTACCCACAGCCTACTTTGTTCAAATCTGTCAATTTCTTTTCAACTTGACCTAAGTCCTTAAGTGCCCCTCGGGGACAATAATgttaccttgaccttgaccttgaccttgaagtCATCTATACACTTGATTTACGCTTTAATGGGAGAATTCAGCCCCAAATGTCTACCAAATATCTTTGTCTATAGGTTCACTGGGTCAGAGAATCCTGACTATGGGTTTTACCTTGAGAGTGTGAACGGACTGGCAGGAAACAGAATGAATCACACCTACTGGCAGATACTGTCTGACACTAATGGAACGCTAACCCCTACACCTGTGGGTGAGTAGTTCTTTGTTTATCATTACATTCCTTTGTGTCTGCACTGTTATGTTCATGTTGAAGAACCATCTTCAAGCTTCATGGGACAATTGAATTTATCTGACAACCATGTCAAAATAttaattaatgttttatttttaatatgAATGTCTTACTGACCAGGCCATCAATATAAAAAGTTTATCTCAATGTCTTGCCTCGCAAAATGAAGGTTAaaataatcataaaaaaaaataataaatatcaACTGAAGAAGTGACTGCAAATGTTTCACATGACAACAGATTCTGATATACAGTACCTTATCTGTTCTCTTATCTTATCTTTTGCAGGAGTGGGCTGTTACATTCCAAAGGAAAATGAGCACATCGTCTTCAATTTCACCACTTGGTGACATCACAGTCCCATCATTATAGCAACTTTTCTTGAGCATCACCTACAGTTGTGTTCATAAGtttacatgtacatatacatTTGCTaaaaaggaataaaaaaaaaaatccaacctttaaggacaccaattctctttgtgaatgaatgatgtatcgtaaatatataaatgtttaaaatatagGAGCATAagtatgttaaattcccacagaggcagacagatttttatttttgaaagcCAGTTATTTCacggatccaggatattatgcatcctgataaagttcccatggcctttggaattaaaatagtcccacatcatcacatacccttcatggttttatttcagttagcctaataaCTGGTTTGATTTGCTTTGAGAGATGACCTTATGGAAAGTACCCTGTGCCAATTGTgagatatggtgaagggtacgTGATGAAGTGGGGCTTTTATCTAATTCCAAATGGTCACAAGAAGAGGAAAACATTATGACGAGCTCATGTGTGAAttataacaaacaacaaacaaactgtgAATCTTCAAAATAAACTGCACACTTCAATTCTTTATACAAGTTTTAGCCTAGCTTTCGATCAAACGGTTATCCTCATGGCATTTTGAAGTGATGATGGATTGAATTGTGCAGACAGTTTATTTTAGATATTCTTCAGTCAAACAACAGTGTTGTTACAGAGAGCACCCAGACATAACCCGAATAGATAGAGGAGCtaaacacacaaggacacacctCCATCCAACTCCTCTTCCCAGCAAAGAAGACATGATGGCGATTGGCTGTAAAAGAATTCCAGAATGCCCTATTGGGTTGATGGATTGACTGAAGAATGGCAGTTCAGATGGGAGCCACTTGAGGGAGACATCTCATCTTAACCTACACAGCTATGTTGATCATACCACAACTCTTACAAGGCCAATTACAGGGAAAGGAATAGATCCTCAGCATTGCGCGTAAAAGtcgaaaagaaaatgttttgtgaACTTTTCCACTCTCAACATTCTGACAAACATTGCGCTTTACCATGGTGATggaacattacattacaggtTGTCAAAAGTTTCTTACCTGAAACTATACACTGAACACAGAGCTACTATTACACAGTGTATAGGTTTCTGCTGCAATGTGACAAGATATAGAGCCATggcagattttttaaaaagcgtCTGAATATCCAAAAACAAGAGAGGATAAGGAAAGGTCATTTCAGGTGGACTTCCCTGGCTGAATAAGCGACCTTGTGTACTGTGAAAGGCGCTTTATAGGtccaagttattattattattattattattattgaatatAACATGCTTTTTTGTTTGCTCTGGACGTTTCAGTCAAATTCCTTGAGACTATCAGCATCACCGTGACCTGCACCATTGTAAACATATCTAGGATTTTGGTGACTGTTTCCTTTTGTGTGTAATCTGTCTGCAAAGACCTCAAAATATCCCCGAGTGATCCGTCTTTTGGGGAGCTTTTGGTAGCGTTCACAACAAAGAACTAATAACACCTTGACCTCAGCTGGTGACCTTCTTTTCTAGGGCACATCTTCTCTGTGGTTTCTTAGACATTTTGACTGTGTTATGTGGAATGTCTTGAAATCTATGGTTCATTTGACCCTAGATGTTCTCACAATTGCTAAATGCTGACTGCACAACCCCTGTGCAAATAGAGCAGCGGGCAGATATCTGCTCTTCATGGCCCTGTCCACCTTCACTGCCCCAGTCGCTCGGCCTCCATATCGGCGCTGTGTCCACACTGGGGAAAGTTAGAGAGACTTGTTTTTTCAAAATATCCTTCCTGGTATTTTTTACTTTCCCATAAATCCTGTGTTGTGCAAATTCCTGTGCAAATAAAATGTTGACTTGAATTGATAAATAGGTTAAAAGTGCTGATAACAACCTGATTCCACACACAGaatgttgtatgtatgtactgtatgtgtcacatAACACCCGCTACTACACACTCCATTAAAGTGCTACACAAATCAAATGTTTAATCAAATTGAATTAAAAGATTAAAAGTGCTAGCTTGTCAGAATCAAGCATTCTGACAAGCATATTCCTTAACAAATGTGTATATAAGGCAGCAGACACCTAGAGTACACCCTGGATATTTGGGATCTTTTGCTAAAAGGGAAACACTGGTTAATGCAGCAAGTGCAAGAACAGCACCAGTAAAGACTGTTGACCAACACGATGGCTCTGAGACTCTTGACTGTGTTCTGCTTCACAGCTCTGGTGCAGCTTCTGGGCCTCCAGATTACAGCTGGTGAGTGAAAGCTTGTGGTAGAAATACCTCTCATAAAAGCCCAGTACATTTACCAGGTGTTGGGTGTCATGAAATTATATCTggtcattcatttattttaaaatataacTGCATTCTTGAAAAGCTTTGGGCTTAGACTGACCAGTTTTGTAATTTGTTCATATTAAATTAATTATagtattgttttttatttgtatgtcactttggacaaatgcGTCCGCCAAATAGCATACCTGTAGCTGTAACCGTAACTGTATGAAAATATTTTTATGTGCTTCTCTGTAAAGCTCTTTTAAGGCTCTCCTTGTTAACAAAGGATGCACAATCCTTCAAATGTCTTATCACTCAGTATTCCACTTTACGTTGGCACTATGGGCACTGGATTTAAATGGCAACAATGAATTTATCTTTATATGCCAACATACTTTACTACCACATTCCCTCACACTAACCATATGTTATTATgatgatttttttattattattctttagaGCAATATCCGGATGTAAAAATACAAGTCATTGTCGAAGTCAATCCAAATGTAAGGATGCGTTATGAAACCTGGATGAGGCGGGGAGGTATTCTCCTGGGTGCCATGCAAAGACTAGAGAAGAGTAACCAGGGCTTCACGTAAGTCGAAACAAGACATGGTCTACAATTCACGATAGGATTACTCATGACCTTGATAAACAAGACGACAAACAGACGTTTTTTCTCTTTGTTCGCTGAATGccaaaatgtactgtaatgaaATCTAACACAATCTATTATTATGATATTGCATCATGCTGAACGCAGGTGTAGCCTACCCTCGTTTGGTTAAATCTCACCTGTCCGCCCCTCTATTTTTGTTCACAGGTACAGTGTGACATACAATGATAATTATGGGTTTTACCTTAAGAGTGTGAACGGAGTGCCAGGAAGGGGTGACACCTACTGGCAGATTCTGTCCGACACCGATGGAACGCAAACCCCTACACCTGTGGGTGAGTACACCGAGAATCACCTGAGAGgatcaacatactgtatcccAATTAACAGCCATTTATTATCCAGAATTAAAACGTACCATTTATGTTTCGGTTTATGCTTACTTACATTATTTAATCAAAGCAATGGCATCCGTTTCCCATCGGTATAGTCACAGTAACAAATGTACCTTGTGCATCATGTAACAAATATACCTTGTGCATTCTTTAGTGAAACATCTTTATTGTCATCTTCAGCTGTGTTGAAATACAGGAGAAAATTCAATGCTAACTCACAAGAGAGGCTTTCATACATAAATCATTCACAGAcctgaaaaaaaatctgaccATGTATCTGACATTTTAAATGACACTGGCATTGAGTTCAATTCATGAGCAATGACGGCAAACTTTTTAATTTTTGCAGGAGTTGGCTGTTATATTCCAAAGGAAAATGAAATCATTGTTTTCAAATTGACCAAATTGACCAAATGGTAATCACAAGATGGAGAGAACTTCGGGCATCAGTAACCATCATACCATAGTCTATCTATCCAAATCAGAAAACACCTAGTAATACTTTCCACATTAATATGCCCACCCCCCAACCTCCCTCCCCTTTGCACAACAACCTCAGTCGCAGCCAGTCCTGTGAAAGGGTGTAACAAGATTAAAGTTTCAGATTAGCTGTCTTTAATCCACACAGAAACGCTGAGCAAATTGAGAACTCACAGTCTCACAGACGTCTCGGGGTTTCTAAGGTCTCTTGTTCCTGCTCCATGATGACCATGCCTGTGGCGTGCCATATTCAGCATAAGCGAAATTCCTTCAATCTACAGTACGTAGATCCCCAAGTGCTGTATGTGGGAAGAGGTCTAGATTGTCCAGTTATCGGGGCGACTGGACAAATTCCATGGTCCAAAGAGTAGAGTGCAAAGAGGCTTCTCATGTGTTAACAGCTAGTCCAGAGTCTTGATTCACGCTGAAGATATATCCCAGTGCATCAGGTTGAATAAAATGCAGTAGTCAAGCCAGGCTTTGCCCATTTTATAGTCTGTGTTGCTTGTAAACAGAGTCAAACTGTATCGTTTTTAAAGTGGTGACAGTGATCCATCCTCTATCCCGCTGTTGCTAAAAGAGTAAAGAAAATGCAATGAACgtctacatttacatttacatttgtttaCTTGCCATATATCTTGCTGACAAaagaattataataataaacttCAAGGctattcaaaacaaaatgactGTAACTGAAAGAATGACACAGGCAGGCAGTCCACTAAAGTCTGTGAGGCAGGGGAGCCAACAAAGGTTGGGGGGGATTCTAAAGCACTGAAAGAGGGCCCCCAGAGAGCCCACAATAATACCATATAATATATTATCGGGGGCCCCCGGAATTACTGTCCGTCATAGGGCCCAAATTTCCTAGCAGACGTGAGACATCACTCACCACAGGAGATGAAGCAGTCACACTGGCAGGTGTCGCAGCGGGTGAACCAGCGCTTCCAGCCCGACTCCTTCTTCTGGCAGTTGGTGATGCGGCTGCAGCCCCGCTTGGGCTCCCCCTCGTAGGACTTGGtggcgcaggaggaggtgcaggaccCGTCCAGCTCCCGCTCGCTCACCTCCACTCGCCCGCGCCTACAAACCCCTGAGACACCACAGAACAGGGACAGAACAAGCGGGATAgtagaatggggggggggggggggacaaaaatCATGCCCATATATAGGCCACACTTAGAAGTATTAAGCACCTGCCTGCGCCTCCGAACCCCTGAGACATGAGCAGCGGAACAGAACAAGCAGTGCAGGTAAAATGGGGGCAAAATCATACCCATGCAGAGGCCACACTCGGTTTACAATATCAATGTAGCCATTACGATTAACAGTGGAGAAATTACAGTAATGGTAACCGCTGAAGCAATAGACTTGCTCCTTCCTTCCCTAACTTCATGTTAGGTACATCACTCAGTACCTTCAAATGGACACTGCTATATATTAAAGAAATCATGCTGTTGCAGGTCATATGTCATACTGTATGGTAATATGTCTATAGGGTGGGTGGGATTTGTTGAATTGACACAAGGATGCCTCAATAATAAGAGAGACTTGTTTCAATTTATTGTTTCAAATATCATACAAGACATAGATGTATATCAAAAAAGGCAATGTATACTGCAATGAAAAAGGTTATAAAATAGATTTTCAAACTGCATGATAGAAAGTTAAAAGCTTAATGACAAATGTGTAACTGATGGTgtaacacacaccactgaatcTAAAATACAGCTCACTGAGGGGAAAGAAACACAAGCACGTCTATGCTCCTGTTCATTGTGTGGGCGTGAACGCACGCCATGCGCTTCATCTCTAGATATCTGGCTTACTGAGGCAGGAGGGTTTGGCCGTCCACTTCCCGTTTGACTGGCAGGCCCGCGCAGGGTCACCGATGAGCATGAAGCCGGGTCGGCAGACGTACCGCACCACGGAGTCCACCCACCAGTCATTCCCATAGACGAAGCCATTGACGTCCACATCAGGCTGACCACAGTTCACTGCATGGCAGGACACAGGGCACCCAGGGCAGGGATGAGCAGTGGCATGTGACAATGTATAGACAAGACGTATAAGATGTCTTGAATGTGACTATATTCACAGTGGGTAAGCACCAAGCTGACATCTTAGCCATTTATATGATAGTCATGTCTAATGTCTAATTATAGTAA harbors:
- the si:ch211-117m20.4 gene encoding sushi, von Willebrand factor type A, EGF and pentraxin domain-containing protein 1 isoform X2, whose amino-acid sequence is MRLAALLLLLLGSSYGAVTQVSLVNADVEEEAEEGSGVEPEIVADTYWSGTAPVCVGGCKGRHRELKRDPCGNSDCCWFGYKSLCRVNCGQPDVDVNGFVYGNDWWVDSVVRYVCRPGFMLIGDPARACQSNGKWTAKPSCLRVCRRGRVEVSERELDGSCTSSCATKSYEGEPKRGCSRITNCQKKESGWKRWFTRCDTCQCDCFISCAG
- the si:ch211-117m20.4 gene encoding sushi, von Willebrand factor type A, EGF and pentraxin domain-containing protein 1 isoform X1 codes for the protein MRLAALLLLLLGSSYGAVTQVSLVNADVEEEAEEGSGVEPEIVADTYWSGTAPVCVGGCKGRHRELKRDPCGNSDCCWFGYKSLCRVNCGQPDVDVNGFVYGNDWWVDSVVRYVCRPGFMLIGDPARACQSNGKWTAKPSCLRVCRRGRVEVSERELDGSCTSSCATKSYEGEPKRGCSRITNCQKKESGWKRWFTRCDTCQCDCFISCATAG